One genomic region from Streptomyces sp. Li-HN-5-11 encodes:
- a CDS encoding DEAD/DEAH box helicase produces MNRTRRTDGTSGGFRGTRRSTRSADSAPGSRFRTQGTGHQGPRPGRKSGQGRRSTPRRQEFALPVTLTEPLAAVETFAELDMPARLLAALGAEGVAVPFPIQAATLPNALAGRDVLGRGRTGSGKTLAFGLPLLARLDGQRAQPRQPLALVLVPTRELAQQVTDALAPYARALRLRLATVVGGMSIGRQASALRGGAEVVVATPGRLKDLLERGACRLDQVAVTVLDEADQMADMGFMPQVTELLDQVPARGQRLLFSATLDRNIDLLVRRYLHDPVVHSVDPSVGAVTTMEHHLLHVRDGDKDTTTTEIAARDGRVIMFLDTKHAVDRLTRHLLSVGVRASALHGGKSQSQRNRTLAQFKDGHVTALVATNVAARGIHVAGLDLVVNVDPPGDHKDYLHRGGRTARAGESGTVVTLVLPHQRRAMDRLMADADITPRTVRIRPGEAELHRITGARTPSGVPVTVAAPAGERAERSKRAQAATRGRKGGSSAGGGTGQAAARPRRSAPRSNP; encoded by the coding sequence ATGAACCGCACCCGTCGCACCGATGGCACATCAGGTGGCTTCCGTGGGACCAGGAGGTCCACGCGTTCGGCGGACTCCGCTCCCGGCAGCCGCTTCCGTACGCAGGGGACGGGCCACCAGGGCCCCCGTCCTGGACGGAAGAGCGGCCAGGGCCGGCGCTCCACCCCGCGCCGACAGGAGTTCGCCCTGCCTGTCACCCTCACCGAACCGTTGGCCGCCGTCGAGACGTTCGCCGAGTTGGACATGCCCGCGCGGCTGCTGGCCGCGCTCGGCGCCGAGGGCGTGGCCGTGCCCTTCCCGATCCAGGCGGCCACCCTGCCGAACGCGCTGGCGGGCCGGGATGTGCTGGGCCGGGGCCGTACCGGTTCGGGCAAGACGCTCGCCTTCGGCCTGCCTCTGCTGGCCCGTCTGGACGGGCAGCGCGCCCAGCCCCGGCAGCCGCTCGCGCTCGTCCTCGTGCCGACCCGTGAACTGGCCCAGCAGGTCACCGACGCGCTCGCCCCCTACGCCCGCGCCCTGCGGCTGCGGCTCGCCACCGTGGTGGGCGGCATGTCGATCGGCCGGCAGGCGAGCGCGCTGCGCGGTGGCGCCGAGGTTGTCGTCGCGACGCCCGGCCGTCTCAAGGATCTCCTCGAGCGGGGGGCCTGCCGGCTGGACCAGGTCGCCGTGACCGTCCTGGACGAGGCCGACCAGATGGCCGACATGGGTTTCATGCCGCAGGTGACCGAACTGCTCGACCAGGTCCCCGCTCGTGGCCAGCGGTTGCTGTTCTCGGCCACCCTGGACCGCAACATCGACCTCTTGGTGCGCCGCTACCTGCACGACCCCGTGGTGCACTCGGTCGACCCTTCCGTGGGGGCCGTCACCACCATGGAGCACCATCTGCTGCACGTGCGTGACGGCGACAAGGACACCACGACGACCGAGATCGCCGCGCGCGACGGACGCGTGATCATGTTCCTGGACACCAAGCACGCGGTCGACCGGCTGACCAGGCACCTGCTGTCCGTGGGGGTGCGTGCCTCGGCCCTGCACGGCGGCAAGTCGCAGTCACAGCGCAACCGGACCCTCGCCCAGTTCAAGGACGGCCACGTCACGGCCCTGGTGGCCACCAACGTCGCCGCCCGCGGGATCCACGTCGCGGGCCTCGACCTCGTCGTGAACGTCGACCCTCCCGGCGACCACAAGGACTACCTGCACCGCGGCGGCCGTACCGCTCGCGCCGGTGAGTCCGGCACCGTCGTCACCCTCGTCCTGCCGCACCAGCGGCGCGCGATGGACCGTCTCATGGCCGATGCCGACATCACTCCGCGTACCGTCCGGATCCGCCCGGGCGAGGCCGAACTGCATCGCATCACCGGCGCCCGAACGCCGTCCGGCGTACCCGTCACCGTCGCCGCACCGGCCGGCGAACGAGCCGAACGGAGCAAACGCGCGCAGGCAGCCACTCGCGGTCGCAAGGGAGGGAGCTCCGCCGGTGGCGGGACTGGGCAGGCCGCCGCCCGGCCCCGTCGCTCCGCCCCGAGGAGCAACCCCTAG
- a CDS encoding CBS domain-containing protein — MTPIATRSRQAEDTDGTGLTARDAMRAPGPQVDDHMTVDVALSVLIGARVPHLLLRDEDGRCTGLVTRDQLAAHRGGSWYTERTRLRDIPLDRGPFTSAVAVLGQAVAAMRARTLDVSPVTDEHGYALGILALPC, encoded by the coding sequence TTGACGCCGATTGCGACCCGTTCGCGGCAGGCAGAAGACACCGACGGCACCGGTTTGACCGCCCGCGACGCCATGCGCGCACCTGGTCCCCAGGTGGACGACCACATGACCGTCGACGTGGCGCTGTCCGTGCTCATCGGCGCCCGCGTCCCGCACCTGCTCCTACGGGACGAGGACGGGCGCTGCACGGGACTGGTCACCCGGGACCAGCTCGCCGCGCACCGCGGCGGTTCCTGGTACACCGAACGAACGCGGTTGCGGGACATCCCGCTCGACCGCGGACCGTTCACCTCGGCCGTGGCCGTACTCGGCCAGGCGGTGGCCGCCATGCGGGCCCGCACGCTGGATGTCTCCCCCGTGACCGACGAGCACGGCTACGCCCTCGGCATCCTCGCCCTGCCCTGCTGA
- a CDS encoding DUF5994 family protein: protein MDVTGTPSEGVPSDGTRTYRMPAARVALAPGVGHGPLHGAWWPRCDVLELELPALLGSLDPDLGIVARVTVDTVAWPDVPQKVTLPGRVIEVVLSAVDAEVHAIALDWDTAGHRELLVIPPGESRAAATWLLATAADPANTLTAAHMLALAEAGFEGGRR from the coding sequence ATGGACGTCACCGGAACGCCGTCCGAGGGTGTCCCCTCGGACGGAACACGTACCTACCGGATGCCGGCCGCCAGGGTGGCACTCGCTCCGGGCGTGGGCCACGGACCGCTCCACGGAGCCTGGTGGCCGCGCTGCGACGTGCTGGAACTGGAGCTGCCGGCGCTCCTCGGCTCGCTGGACCCCGACCTCGGCATCGTCGCCCGCGTCACCGTCGACACCGTCGCCTGGCCCGACGTCCCGCAGAAGGTCACGCTGCCCGGCCGCGTGATCGAAGTCGTCCTGTCCGCCGTGGATGCCGAAGTACATGCCATCGCCCTGGACTGGGACACCGCGGGACACCGAGAACTGCTGGTCATTCCGCCTGGTGAGTCGAGGGCGGCAGCAACCTGGTTGCTGGCCACAGCGGCTGATCCAGCGAACACCCTGACGGCCGCGCACATGCTGGCACTCGCCGAGGCCGGTTTCGAGGGTGGCCGCAGGTAA
- a CDS encoding MerR family transcriptional regulator — protein MPPASHRPVDNLDDDDYPAYTMGRAAEMLSTTPAFLRALGEHRLITPLRSEGGHRRYSRYQLRIAARARELVDQGTPIEAACRIVILEDQLEEAQRINEQLRAQDSEPQPRTSA, from the coding sequence ATGCCCCCTGCCAGTCACCGTCCCGTCGACAACCTCGACGACGACGACTACCCCGCCTACACCATGGGGCGGGCCGCCGAGATGCTCTCGACCACCCCCGCCTTCCTCCGCGCCCTCGGCGAACATCGCCTGATCACCCCCTTGCGCTCCGAAGGCGGTCACCGCCGCTACTCCCGCTACCAGCTGCGCATCGCCGCCCGCGCCCGCGAACTCGTCGATCAGGGCACCCCCATCGAGGCCGCCTGCCGCATCGTCATCCTCGAAGACCAGCTCGAAGAAGCCCAGCGCATCAACGAGCAACTGCGCGCCCAGGACAGCGAGCCGCAGCCCAGGACCTCTGCCTGA
- a CDS encoding STAS domain-containing protein, whose amino-acid sequence MITHTRSTPSGLVIKVTGDPDHYSAPEIRRLLPGLGIDQGQQLVVDLSGLTFCDSSGITVLLAARNHALASRATIVLAAVPDMISRTLSIVGPDAVFPVHATAQAAEAARRPPAD is encoded by the coding sequence ATGATCACGCACACGCGGAGCACCCCCTCCGGTCTCGTCATCAAGGTGACCGGAGACCCCGACCACTACAGCGCACCCGAGATCCGCCGGCTCCTGCCCGGGCTGGGCATCGACCAGGGCCAGCAGCTCGTCGTCGACCTCAGCGGACTCACCTTCTGCGACTCCAGCGGCATCACCGTCCTGCTCGCGGCCCGCAACCACGCCCTCGCCTCCCGCGCCACCATCGTCCTGGCGGCCGTCCCCGACATGATCAGCAGGACCTTGAGCATCGTCGGTCCGGACGCGGTCTTCCCGGTCCACGCCACCGCCCAGGCAGCCGAAGCGGCCCGGAGGCCCCCGGCGGACTGA
- a CDS encoding PP2C family protein-serine/threonine phosphatase yields the protein MCRTDGDQDPDPDPEEPPDDDQAFSALLEDSIEDLYENAPCGYLSTLLDGQIAKVNTTLLNWLGYKRTDLVGRRKFSDLLTVGGRLYHETHFAPLLRMQGEISGIALELRAADGSRLPVLVTSTVKTGSDGQPLLIRTTVFDARDRRAYEQELLRTRQEAERERERLQQLATTLQKTLLPPVLENVPGLDVAAHYHVASIDEVGGDFYDLFPLAAGTWGLFLGDVCGKGAEAAAVTSLARYTLRAAAVYDSDPAAVLSNLNTVLNHEYNGTDPRFCTVIFGLLTPDGDQGGFRITLASGGHPPALLLRADGTADYLPTPGGQLVGVLPDAHIATITFPLDPGDTLLLHTDGLTEAHTAGRGERYGDEALLDFVRTLAPTTAQGAITAVRDLLDTFGTGVDDDTAVLAVHVPRADREEQR from the coding sequence ATGTGCCGGACCGACGGCGACCAGGACCCCGACCCGGACCCCGAGGAGCCCCCGGACGACGACCAGGCTTTCTCCGCCCTGCTGGAAGACAGCATCGAGGACCTCTACGAGAACGCCCCGTGCGGATACCTCTCCACCCTGCTGGACGGGCAGATCGCCAAGGTCAACACCACCCTGCTGAACTGGCTGGGCTACAAGCGCACGGACCTGGTCGGCCGGAGGAAGTTCTCCGACCTCCTCACCGTCGGCGGGCGGCTTTACCACGAGACGCACTTCGCGCCGCTCCTGCGCATGCAGGGCGAGATCAGCGGCATCGCGCTGGAGCTGAGAGCGGCCGACGGCAGCCGACTGCCGGTCCTGGTGACCTCCACCGTCAAGACCGGCAGCGACGGGCAGCCACTGCTGATCCGCACCACCGTCTTCGACGCCCGTGACCGCCGTGCCTACGAGCAGGAGCTGCTGCGCACCCGCCAGGAGGCCGAGCGTGAACGCGAACGCCTCCAGCAACTGGCCACCACCCTGCAGAAAACGCTGCTGCCACCGGTGCTGGAGAACGTGCCCGGCCTGGACGTGGCCGCGCACTACCACGTCGCCTCGATCGACGAGGTCGGAGGCGACTTCTACGACCTCTTCCCCCTCGCAGCAGGGACCTGGGGACTCTTCCTCGGAGACGTGTGCGGCAAGGGCGCCGAGGCGGCGGCCGTCACCTCCCTGGCCCGCTACACCCTGCGCGCCGCCGCCGTCTACGATTCCGACCCGGCCGCGGTTCTCAGCAACCTCAACACCGTCCTCAACCACGAGTACAACGGCACCGACCCCCGGTTCTGCACCGTCATCTTCGGCCTGCTCACCCCCGACGGCGACCAGGGCGGCTTCCGTATCACCCTCGCCAGCGGCGGCCACCCCCCGGCCCTGCTGCTCCGCGCGGACGGCACCGCCGACTACCTGCCCACCCCCGGCGGCCAGCTCGTCGGCGTCCTGCCCGACGCCCACATCGCCACCATCACCTTCCCCCTCGATCCCGGCGACACCCTCCTCCTGCACACCGACGGCCTCACCGAGGCCCACACCGCCGGCCGCGGCGAGCGCTACGGCGATGAGGCCCTCCTCGACTTCGTCCGGACCCTGGCCCCCACCACCGCCCAGGGCGCCATCACAGCCGTCCGCGACCTCCTCGACACGTTCGGCACCGGGGTGGACGACGACACCGCCGTCCTGGCCGTCCACGTGCCCCGCGCCGACCGGGAAGAGCAACGGTGA
- a CDS encoding alpha/beta hydrolase, with product MDVRSRNQVRVSGRPGGPVVMLAHGFGCDQNLWRLVVPALEREFTVVLFDHVGAGRSDLSAWSEDRYSSMDGYVDDVLEICRELDLGPVTFVGHSVSATMGVLAAARHPEYFAGLVLLAPSPCFIDDPAAGYRGGFSAEDIEELLQSLDANYLGWSGAMAPVIMGNPERPELGQELTNSFCATDPEIARVFARVTFLSDNRADLAQVAVPTLVAQCSSDAIAPPEVGAFVHARIRGSRLITLNATGHCPQLSAPEETAQAIAAFARTLR from the coding sequence ATGGACGTGCGCAGCAGGAACCAGGTGCGGGTGTCCGGTCGGCCGGGCGGGCCTGTGGTGATGCTGGCGCACGGGTTCGGATGCGACCAGAATTTGTGGCGTCTGGTGGTGCCGGCGCTGGAACGCGAGTTCACGGTGGTGCTCTTCGACCATGTGGGAGCGGGCCGCTCGGACCTGTCGGCGTGGAGCGAGGACCGCTACTCCAGCATGGACGGTTACGTGGACGACGTGCTGGAGATCTGCCGGGAGCTGGACCTCGGCCCGGTGACGTTCGTGGGCCATTCGGTCAGCGCGACGATGGGCGTGCTGGCGGCAGCGCGACACCCCGAGTACTTCGCCGGGCTGGTGCTGCTCGCCCCCTCCCCGTGCTTCATCGACGATCCCGCGGCCGGGTACCGCGGCGGGTTCAGTGCCGAGGACATCGAGGAACTGCTGCAGTCCTTGGACGCGAACTATCTGGGCTGGTCGGGGGCGATGGCACCGGTCATCATGGGCAACCCCGAGCGTCCGGAACTGGGGCAGGAGCTGACCAACAGCTTCTGCGCCACCGACCCGGAGATCGCCCGGGTCTTCGCCCGCGTGACGTTCCTGTCCGACAACCGCGCCGACCTGGCGCAGGTGGCGGTGCCCACCCTCGTCGCCCAGTGCTCCAGCGACGCCATCGCCCCACCGGAGGTCGGCGCCTTCGTCCACGCCCGGATCAGGGGCAGCCGGCTCATCACCCTGAACGCCACCGGGCACTGCCCCCAGCTCAGTGCTCCCGAGGAGACCGCCCAGGCGATCGCCGCGTTCGCAAGGACACTGCGATGA
- a CDS encoding MFS transporter → MWPLYAAGFTTAFGAHGIAANLGGHSRGAVTSLMVLGGLLALYDGAEVLLKPVFGTLADRIGARPVLLGGLVAFAAASALYVVANSPGWLWAARLGQGAAASAFSPSASALVARLNPAAKRGRAFGSYGFCKSIGYTLGPLLGGVLVWAGGLRLLFVVLAVLGAAVAVWAALAVPVVPPLPKARQTVLDLARRLADPAFLAPTGALAAATAALSVGVGFLPVSGRAAGLGTVATGAAVSVLAACAAVVQPRAGRALDEGRLTARGGMGGGLLLTAVGLGCAMLPGLTGVLVGAAVIGAGTGLITPLGFAALAASTPTERLGQTMGAAELGRELGDAGGPLLVAAVASLTTLTHGYAVLAVLLAAGSVLGLTHRSRA, encoded by the coding sequence ATCTGGCCGTTGTACGCGGCCGGGTTCACGACCGCCTTCGGCGCGCACGGCATCGCCGCCAACCTCGGTGGCCACTCGCGAGGAGCTGTCACCTCGCTGATGGTGCTGGGCGGCCTGCTCGCCCTGTACGACGGTGCCGAGGTGCTGCTCAAGCCTGTCTTCGGCACTCTGGCCGACCGCATCGGCGCCCGCCCGGTGCTGCTCGGCGGGCTCGTCGCCTTCGCCGCCGCGTCGGCCCTGTACGTGGTGGCGAACAGTCCTGGCTGGCTGTGGGCCGCTCGTCTCGGCCAGGGCGCCGCGGCCTCCGCGTTCTCCCCGTCGGCCTCCGCGCTGGTGGCCCGCCTCAACCCGGCGGCCAAGCGCGGTCGAGCTTTCGGCAGTTACGGCTTCTGCAAGTCGATCGGGTACACGCTGGGCCCGCTGCTCGGCGGGGTGCTGGTCTGGGCCGGGGGCCTGCGGCTGCTCTTCGTGGTCCTTGCGGTGCTCGGCGCGGCGGTCGCCGTCTGGGCCGCGCTCGCGGTGCCCGTCGTGCCGCCTCTGCCGAAAGCCCGGCAGACGGTGCTCGACCTGGCCCGGCGCCTGGCCGATCCCGCCTTCCTCGCGCCGACCGGTGCCCTGGCCGCGGCGACCGCCGCATTGTCGGTGGGAGTGGGCTTCCTGCCGGTGTCCGGCCGGGCGGCGGGCCTGGGCACGGTTGCCACGGGGGCCGCGGTGTCGGTGCTCGCCGCCTGCGCGGCCGTCGTACAGCCGAGAGCCGGGCGGGCGCTGGACGAGGGGCGCCTCACCGCGCGCGGCGGCATGGGAGGCGGGCTGCTGCTCACCGCCGTCGGCCTTGGCTGCGCCATGCTGCCCGGACTGACCGGAGTCCTCGTCGGCGCCGCCGTGATCGGGGCCGGAACCGGGCTGATCACGCCACTCGGGTTCGCCGCCCTGGCCGCGTCGACTCCGACCGAACGTCTGGGCCAGACCATGGGCGCCGCTGAACTCGGCCGTGAACTCGGTGACGCGGGCGGTCCACTGCTCGTTGCTGCAGTGGCCTCGCTGACCACCCTCACCCACGGTTACGCGGTGCTTGCCGTCCTGCTCGCCGCCGGCTCGGTGCTCGGCCTCACTCACCGTTCCAGGGCGTAG
- a CDS encoding undecaprenyl-diphosphate phosphatase yields the protein MSVLTYPEAVGVGLLQGVTELFPVSSLGHSILIPALLGGHWKSDLDVSADGSLYLNELVGLHLATALALVVFFRRDWVRVVRGLATSITQRRVATVDQRLAWLIITATIPVALAGVALDKVFRTTLGRPVPTAIFLALNGIVLFVTEQLRRGGTGRRRAGAAPAPGEQHLTSDELSDRRITQMTIRQAMTIGAAQILALLPGISRSGSTISAGIFRGLDHEDSARFAFLLATPVIGGAALLKLPPLLGPEGSGLRGPLLAGSLAAFVAAYLATRYLVRYFEHRTLIPFAVYCTVAGLGSLAYFTFG from the coding sequence ATGTCCGTCCTGACCTATCCCGAAGCCGTGGGTGTCGGCCTCCTGCAAGGCGTCACCGAGCTGTTCCCGGTCTCCAGCCTCGGGCACAGCATCCTGATACCCGCCCTCCTCGGCGGACACTGGAAGAGCGACCTGGACGTCTCCGCCGACGGATCCCTCTACCTCAACGAGTTGGTCGGCCTCCACCTGGCGACCGCACTGGCTCTCGTCGTCTTCTTCCGGCGGGACTGGGTCCGGGTCGTCCGTGGCCTGGCCACGTCGATCACCCAGCGGCGCGTCGCGACGGTCGACCAGCGCCTCGCCTGGCTGATCATCACTGCGACCATCCCCGTCGCCCTCGCCGGTGTCGCACTCGACAAGGTGTTCCGCACGACACTCGGCCGACCCGTTCCCACGGCGATCTTCCTCGCGCTCAACGGCATCGTGCTCTTCGTCACCGAGCAGTTGCGCCGGGGCGGAACGGGCCGCAGGCGGGCGGGCGCCGCCCCCGCGCCCGGCGAGCAGCACCTGACCTCCGACGAACTCTCGGACCGGCGGATCACCCAGATGACCATCCGCCAGGCGATGACGATCGGTGCCGCCCAGATCCTCGCTCTCCTCCCCGGCATCAGCCGGTCCGGTTCCACCATCAGTGCCGGCATCTTCCGTGGCCTCGACCACGAGGACTCCGCCCGGTTCGCCTTTCTCCTCGCCACCCCCGTGATCGGCGGAGCGGCCCTGCTCAAGCTGCCCCCGCTGCTGGGGCCCGAGGGCAGCGGGCTGCGCGGTCCGTTGCTGGCCGGCAGTCTGGCCGCCTTCGTGGCGGCCTACCTCGCGACCCGCTACCTGGTCAGGTACTTCGAGCACCGGACCCTGATCCCGTTCGCCGTCTACTGCACCGTCGCCGGCCTCGGCAGCCTGGCCTATTTCACCTTCGGCTGA
- a CDS encoding phosphatase PAP2 family protein: MIPHATAQLAFDGSRIDAPLFTSVTDFARDTPWLNAPIALTTNLGLGVFAVLMVIGWWRARRRDDSAMAVALAAPVAVVAAFAVTEVIKKLVAEPRPCRALPHDFYVNSCPAPTDYAFPSGHTTTAAATAAALFLLDRRLAAIAAVCTLLEGFTRVYVGDHYPHDVLGAILIAAPVALVAGVILRGLIRPLVARLRTGGALQPLLTAHPAAAR; encoded by the coding sequence ATGATCCCTCATGCCACGGCGCAACTCGCCTTCGACGGCTCCCGCATCGACGCCCCGCTCTTCACGTCGGTCACCGACTTCGCGCGTGACACCCCCTGGCTCAACGCCCCGATCGCGCTGACGACCAACCTCGGCCTCGGCGTCTTCGCCGTCCTGATGGTGATCGGCTGGTGGCGCGCCCGCCGCCGCGACGACTCCGCCATGGCCGTGGCCCTGGCTGCCCCGGTTGCGGTCGTGGCCGCCTTCGCCGTCACCGAGGTCATCAAGAAGCTGGTCGCGGAGCCCCGCCCCTGCCGCGCCCTGCCGCACGACTTCTACGTCAACAGCTGCCCGGCGCCCACCGACTACGCCTTCCCCAGCGGCCACACCACCACCGCAGCCGCCACTGCCGCGGCCCTCTTCCTCCTCGACCGCCGGCTCGCCGCCATCGCCGCGGTCTGCACGCTGCTGGAGGGCTTCACTCGCGTCTACGTCGGCGACCACTACCCGCACGACGTCCTCGGAGCCATCCTCATCGCCGCTCCCGTGGCCCTCGTCGCCGGCGTGATCCTGCGTGGACTGATCCGCCCCCTGGTCGCCCGCCTGCGCACCGGCGGCGCACTCCAGCCCCTGCTCACGGCCCACCCCGCCGCGGCGCGGTGA
- a CDS encoding M56 family metallopeptidase → MRILVYLPLLLPLLAPLGARQLSERCEPRLATWLLTLSSLVLAVAGIISLGLLAATGVIRVPQLAGLGHWSVGSARRDDPTELSVAVLAGLLLGGALVMAARMLWRRARALASAALDAACMPTRDGVVVVEDSAPDAFALPGVPGRVVVSTGMLHTLDEAEHGILLAHERAHLAAHHYAFVALAQLGAAANPLLRPLAAAVSYTTERWADENAATVTGDRARVARAVAKAAVAARATPARSGLPGAALGILGRRRDPLAVAGPVPRRVAALLAPPLGRRPLLAAATVVVLLAATWSSAEAAHDLHRLLETIGAW, encoded by the coding sequence ATGCGCATCCTCGTCTATCTCCCGCTGCTGCTGCCGCTGCTGGCCCCACTGGGCGCCCGGCAGCTGTCGGAGCGCTGCGAACCGCGCCTGGCGACCTGGCTGCTCACCCTCTCCTCACTGGTCCTGGCCGTGGCCGGCATCATCTCGCTGGGCCTGCTGGCCGCCACCGGCGTGATCCGCGTGCCGCAGCTCGCCGGGCTCGGACACTGGTCGGTGGGCAGCGCGCGGCGCGACGACCCCACCGAACTCTCCGTCGCCGTACTCGCGGGGCTGCTGCTCGGCGGCGCGCTGGTCATGGCCGCCCGCATGCTCTGGCGCCGCGCGCGGGCCCTTGCCTCCGCCGCGCTGGACGCGGCCTGCATGCCGACGCGGGACGGCGTGGTGGTGGTCGAGGACTCGGCGCCGGACGCGTTCGCGCTGCCGGGAGTGCCCGGCCGGGTCGTCGTTTCCACCGGGATGCTGCACACGCTGGACGAGGCCGAGCACGGCATCCTGCTCGCCCACGAACGTGCCCATCTGGCCGCGCACCACTACGCGTTCGTCGCCCTCGCCCAGCTCGGTGCCGCCGCCAACCCGCTGCTGCGTCCCCTGGCCGCCGCCGTCAGCTATACGACCGAGCGCTGGGCCGACGAGAACGCGGCCACCGTCACCGGTGATCGGGCGCGCGTCGCGCGGGCGGTCGCCAAGGCCGCCGTCGCCGCCCGCGCCACTCCGGCCCGCTCCGGTCTTCCCGGCGCCGCCCTGGGCATCCTGGGCCGCCGCCGTGATCCGCTCGCGGTCGCCGGCCCCGTGCCCCGCCGCGTGGCGGCCCTGCTCGCCCCGCCGCTCGGACGTCGTCCTCTGCTGGCCGCGGCGACCGTCGTGGTGCTGCTCGCCGCCACCTGGTCCAGCGCCGAGGCCGCCCACGACCTGCACAGGCTGCTGGAGACCATCGGCGCCTGGTGA
- a CDS encoding BlaI/MecI/CopY family transcriptional regulator encodes MDGDTHHVRGSKLPNGAREAEILALLQRAEGALTPGEVTERLGSELTYSSVVTILTRMHVKQLLTRTRRGRAYAYAPATDDAGFAARRMRTVLEERSDRQAVLSRFADGLSDSDAELLRQLLGPDSDAGH; translated from the coding sequence ATGGACGGCGACACACACCACGTGCGGGGCTCCAAGCTGCCCAACGGTGCGCGGGAGGCCGAGATCCTGGCCCTGCTGCAGCGGGCCGAGGGCGCGCTGACCCCGGGTGAGGTCACGGAACGGCTCGGCAGCGAGCTGACGTACAGCAGTGTGGTGACGATCCTCACCCGCATGCACGTCAAGCAGCTCCTCACCCGCACCCGACGGGGGCGTGCCTACGCTTACGCCCCGGCCACCGACGACGCCGGGTTCGCCGCCCGCCGGATGCGCACCGTCCTGGAGGAGCGGTCCGACCGGCAGGCCGTGCTCTCCCGCTTCGCCGACGGCCTCTCCGACTCCGACGCCGAGCTGCTGCGGCAGCTCCTCGGCCCCGACTCCGACGCCGGCCACTGA